The following proteins are co-located in the Mycolicibacterium goodii genome:
- a CDS encoding LLM class F420-dependent oxidoreductase: MPKEFRFAVSVRTAESRSQVADTARRAEDLGYDVIVVPDHLGAPAPFPTLTAIAAATSTIRVGTFVLNACFYKPALLARDVSALRDLSGGRFEVGLGAGYVREEFEAAELPFPSARERIDYLRHTTEYLREHASDVPVMVAGNGDRLLTVAAQTADIVGLTGGDGVRDGDRDPLAERISFLRNAAGDRDLELNLTFTAVPPAGSEMPDLRLTRRFLGHLTDEQLLHHPGVLSGSAADMADRLRQLRDTYGVSYFIVQMPHIETFAKVIAELR, translated from the coding sequence ATGCCCAAGGAATTCCGCTTCGCGGTCAGTGTGCGCACTGCCGAGTCCCGGTCACAGGTCGCCGACACCGCGCGCCGTGCCGAAGACCTCGGCTACGACGTCATCGTCGTCCCCGACCATCTCGGGGCGCCCGCCCCTTTTCCGACCCTGACCGCGATCGCCGCCGCGACCAGCACCATCCGCGTCGGCACGTTCGTGCTCAACGCGTGCTTCTACAAACCGGCGCTGCTGGCGCGGGACGTCAGCGCACTGCGCGATCTGTCCGGTGGACGGTTCGAGGTGGGGCTCGGGGCGGGATACGTCCGCGAGGAGTTCGAGGCGGCCGAGCTGCCGTTCCCCAGCGCCCGCGAACGCATCGACTATCTGCGTCACACCACCGAATACCTGCGTGAGCATGCCTCCGACGTCCCGGTCATGGTCGCTGGCAACGGCGACCGGCTGCTCACGGTGGCCGCGCAGACGGCCGACATCGTCGGCCTCACCGGCGGCGACGGAGTGCGCGACGGCGACCGCGACCCGCTCGCCGAGCGAATCTCGTTCCTGCGCAACGCCGCAGGCGACCGGGACCTGGAGCTCAACCTCACGTTCACCGCGGTACCTCCGGCCGGCTCCGAGATGCCCGACCTCAGGCTGACGCGACGCTTTCTGGGCCATCTCACCGACGAGCAGCTGCTGCACCATCCCGGGGTGCTGTCCGGTTCCGCAGCGGATATGGCCGACCGGCTGCGGCAACTACGCGACACCTACGGCGTGAGCTACTTCATCGTGCAGATGCCGCATATCGAGACGTTCGCGAAGGTGATCGCCGAACTTCGCTGA
- a CDS encoding glutamate--cysteine ligase, with protein sequence MNNNPTFGVEEEFLLVDPRTGEPIGRNKAVAESAAANGVDLQLELTTCQIETATDVMDNSDDLRKALVRLRRVATDAAEANGARLLAVGLPPTVPHKFPITPTPRYRRIGHRFGMIAHEQGICGCHVHVAVPNRDAAIQVSNRLRPWLHLLLALTANSAIYRGSDSGYATFRSVLWARWPSAGPPPFFDSTAQYDATVAMLEDAGAALDDGMIYWDVRPSKKFPTVEVRVSDVPATVAETVLFATLVRAAVMTALEAVKNGEPVAPLTDYVLKAAYWKSARDGLDGHTIDLVDSHAVAPTVELLNNLVGALRPALEQLGEYDTVRAELARLIETGNGAMRQRRAWGRRHDAADVIDELAAATIGE encoded by the coding sequence ATGAACAACAATCCCACCTTCGGTGTCGAAGAAGAATTTCTCCTGGTCGATCCTCGCACCGGGGAGCCCATCGGGCGCAACAAGGCCGTGGCCGAGTCCGCAGCCGCCAACGGCGTCGACCTGCAACTCGAGCTCACCACCTGCCAGATCGAGACCGCGACCGACGTGATGGACAACAGCGACGATCTGCGCAAGGCGCTGGTGCGGTTGCGTCGCGTCGCGACCGACGCCGCCGAGGCCAACGGTGCGCGTCTGCTGGCCGTCGGCCTGCCGCCGACGGTGCCACACAAATTCCCGATCACCCCGACGCCCAGGTACCGCCGGATCGGTCACCGCTTCGGCATGATCGCCCACGAACAGGGCATCTGCGGCTGCCACGTGCACGTCGCGGTGCCCAACCGCGACGCCGCGATCCAGGTGAGCAACCGGCTTCGCCCGTGGTTGCACCTGTTGCTGGCGCTCACCGCCAACTCGGCGATCTACCGCGGCTCCGACAGCGGATACGCGACGTTCCGCAGTGTGTTGTGGGCGCGCTGGCCGAGCGCCGGTCCGCCGCCGTTCTTCGACTCGACGGCCCAGTACGACGCCACCGTCGCCATGCTGGAGGATGCCGGTGCCGCGCTCGACGACGGCATGATCTACTGGGATGTCCGTCCCTCCAAGAAGTTCCCGACGGTCGAGGTGCGCGTCTCGGATGTCCCGGCGACGGTGGCGGAGACCGTGCTGTTCGCGACGTTGGTCAGGGCCGCGGTGATGACGGCACTTGAGGCCGTGAAGAACGGCGAACCCGTTGCCCCGCTGACGGATTACGTGCTCAAAGCCGCCTACTGGAAATCTGCGCGGGACGGATTGGACGGCCACACCATCGACCTCGTGGACTCCCACGCGGTGGCGCCGACCGTCGAACTGTTGAACAATCTCGTCGGGGCACTCCGGCCGGCTCTGGAGCAGCTCGGTGAATACGACACGGTCCGTGCGGAACTCGCGCGTCTCATCGAAACCGGCAACGGGGCGATGCGCCAGCGTCGGGCCTGGGGGCGCCGCCACGACGCCGCCGATGTCATCGACGAGTTGGCGGCGGCGACTATCGGCGAGTAG
- a CDS encoding Nramp family divalent metal transporter: MLEVTKVRARPSWLLLGPAFVAAIAYVDPGNVAANVSAGAQFGFLLVWVIVVANVMAGLVQYLSAKLGLVTGRSLPEAVADHTRTPTRIAYWLQAELVAMATDLAEVVGGAIALYLLFDLPLLIGGLITGVVSLLLLAVQNRRGQRMFERVITGLLMVIAIGFLTSLFVKTPPAAAVADGLIPRFDGAESILLATAMLGATVMPHAVYLHSGLARDRHGHPEGPRLRMLLRVTRFDVGLAMLVAGAVNMAMLLVAATNLQGRDDTDSIEGAHAAVADALGPTVALLFAIGLLASGLASTSVGAYAGAMIMQGLLKKSYPLLLRRLVTLVPALLVLAIGVDPSRALVLSQVVLSFGIPFALIPLVRLTSDKALMGADANHRVTTAFGWGVAGLITVLNVVLIYLTVNG, from the coding sequence GTGCTCGAGGTCACGAAGGTGCGTGCTCGGCCGAGCTGGTTGCTGCTCGGACCGGCGTTCGTCGCCGCGATCGCCTACGTCGACCCCGGCAACGTCGCGGCCAACGTCAGCGCCGGCGCGCAGTTCGGGTTCCTGCTGGTGTGGGTGATCGTCGTCGCCAACGTCATGGCAGGCCTGGTGCAGTACCTCTCGGCCAAACTCGGGCTCGTCACGGGTCGCTCACTACCCGAGGCCGTCGCCGACCACACCCGCACCCCCACCCGCATCGCCTACTGGTTACAGGCCGAATTGGTTGCCATGGCAACCGATCTCGCCGAGGTCGTCGGCGGAGCCATCGCGCTGTACCTGCTGTTCGACCTGCCGCTGCTGATCGGCGGACTCATCACCGGCGTGGTGTCGCTGCTGCTGCTGGCCGTGCAGAACCGGCGCGGTCAACGGATGTTCGAGCGGGTGATCACCGGCCTGCTGATGGTCATCGCGATCGGCTTCCTCACCAGCCTCTTCGTCAAGACTCCCCCGGCCGCCGCGGTCGCGGACGGCCTGATTCCGCGGTTCGACGGCGCCGAGAGCATCCTGCTCGCCACGGCGATGCTGGGTGCGACGGTGATGCCGCACGCGGTGTATCTGCACTCCGGGCTGGCGCGGGACCGCCACGGCCACCCCGAAGGCCCGCGCCTGCGGATGCTGTTGCGGGTCACCAGGTTCGACGTGGGCCTGGCCATGCTCGTCGCGGGCGCGGTCAACATGGCGATGCTGCTCGTGGCCGCGACCAACCTGCAGGGCCGCGACGACACCGACTCGATCGAGGGCGCGCACGCCGCGGTCGCCGACGCGTTGGGCCCCACCGTCGCGTTGCTGTTCGCGATCGGCCTGCTGGCCTCCGGGCTGGCCTCGACGTCGGTGGGCGCATACGCGGGCGCGATGATCATGCAGGGGTTGCTCAAGAAGTCCTACCCGCTGCTGCTGCGCCGGTTGGTGACGCTGGTGCCTGCGCTGCTCGTCCTGGCGATCGGCGTCGACCCCAGCCGGGCGCTGGTGTTGTCGCAGGTCGTACTGTCCTTCGGCATACCGTTCGCGCTGATTCCGCTGGTCCGGTTGACCAGCGACAAAGCCCTGATGGGTGCGGACGCGAACCACCGCGTGACCACCGCTTTTGGCTGGGGCGTCGCCGGGTTGATTACTGTCTTGAACGTGGTGTTGATCTATCTGACCGTCAACGGGTGA
- a CDS encoding Gfo/Idh/MocA family oxidoreductase, protein MAIRVAAIGTGNVGRHALSQLINDPAYELTGVWVSSQEKSGKDAGDLAGLAVSTGIKATDDLDEVLATKPDCAVYTAMADNRLPEALEDYRRILAAGVNVVGSSAVFLQYPWQVLPDELVKPIEDAAQAGGASLFVNGIDPGFANDLLPLALAGTCQQIEQIRCMEIVDYATYDSATVMFDVMGFGKPLDETPMLLQPGVLSLAWGSVVRQLAAGLGIELDGVTEEHTRVPAPEDFSIAAGHIAKGTTAAMRFEVRGMVDGNVAVVLEHVTRLRDDLCPDWPQPAQEGGSYRIEITGEPSYALDLCLSSPNGDHNHAGLVATAARVVNAIPAVVAAPPGIRTTLDMPLITGKGLYASRVTTSRRTL, encoded by the coding sequence ATGGCCATCCGCGTCGCAGCAATCGGCACCGGCAACGTGGGCAGGCACGCCCTCAGCCAGCTCATCAACGACCCGGCCTACGAACTCACCGGCGTGTGGGTGTCGTCGCAGGAGAAATCCGGCAAGGACGCAGGAGATCTCGCGGGGTTGGCGGTGTCGACGGGCATCAAGGCCACCGACGACCTCGACGAGGTGCTGGCGACCAAGCCGGACTGCGCGGTCTACACCGCGATGGCCGACAACCGGCTGCCCGAGGCGCTCGAGGACTACCGCCGCATCCTGGCCGCCGGGGTCAACGTCGTCGGTAGCTCCGCGGTGTTCCTGCAGTACCCGTGGCAGGTGCTGCCCGACGAGCTGGTCAAGCCGATCGAGGACGCCGCGCAGGCGGGCGGCGCCAGCCTGTTCGTCAACGGCATCGACCCGGGGTTCGCGAATGACTTACTGCCCCTTGCCCTTGCCGGCACCTGCCAGCAGATCGAGCAGATCCGGTGCATGGAGATCGTCGACTACGCGACCTACGACAGCGCGACGGTGATGTTCGACGTCATGGGATTCGGCAAGCCGCTCGACGAGACCCCGATGCTGCTGCAACCCGGTGTGCTGAGCCTCGCGTGGGGTTCGGTGGTCCGCCAGCTCGCGGCGGGCCTCGGCATCGAACTCGACGGGGTCACCGAGGAACACACCCGCGTCCCCGCGCCGGAGGACTTCAGCATCGCCGCCGGGCACATCGCCAAAGGAACCACGGCGGCAATGCGTTTCGAGGTGCGCGGCATGGTCGACGGGAACGTGGCCGTCGTACTCGAACACGTCACCCGGCTGCGCGACGACCTGTGCCCCGATTGGCCGCAGCCCGCCCAGGAAGGTGGCTCGTATCGCATCGAGATCACCGGGGAACCGTCGTACGCTCTCGACCTGTGCCTCAGCAGTCCCAACGGCGACCACAACCACGCCGGCCTGGTGGCGACGGCCGCCCGCGTCGTCAACGCGATCCCCGCGGTCGTCGCGGCACCCCCGGGCATCCGCACCACGCTCGACATGCCACTGATCACGGGCAAAGGGCTGTACGCTTCGCGGGTAACGACTTCCAGGAGGACCCTCTGA
- a CDS encoding poly-gamma-glutamate hydrolase family protein: MRHAYFAYGSNLCVTQMARRCPDAVEPVPARLDDHDWLINQRGVATVEPFTGAQVHGVLWQVSDHDLNALDSAEGVPVRYRRDRLIVHTAGGPAAAWVYIDHRVDPGPPRPGYLERILDGAMHHQLPHRWIEFLRRWDPMHWPQQMRSATSPAPQALTELLADPDVVETSTLRSRFGFMAIHGGGLEQMTDVIAERAAAASDASVYVVRHPDRYPHHLPSARYLTEQSQRLSEFLDHVDVVVSLHGYGRVGRGTQLLAGGRNRSLAEHVACHIDIPGYSVVTDLDAIPRELRGQHPDNPVNRVAGVQLELPSRVRGISPRSPLPGPDGLSPVTAALIDGLAAAARSWTATRR; encoded by the coding sequence ATGCGGCACGCCTACTTCGCCTACGGATCGAATCTGTGCGTGACGCAGATGGCGCGACGCTGCCCCGACGCGGTCGAACCCGTACCCGCACGGTTGGACGACCATGACTGGCTGATCAACCAGCGCGGCGTGGCCACCGTCGAACCGTTCACCGGTGCCCAGGTGCACGGCGTGCTGTGGCAGGTCAGCGACCACGACCTGAACGCACTCGACAGCGCCGAGGGTGTGCCGGTGCGGTACCGGCGGGACCGACTGATCGTGCACACCGCAGGCGGACCCGCCGCGGCCTGGGTCTACATCGACCACCGCGTCGATCCGGGACCACCACGCCCGGGATACCTCGAACGCATCCTCGACGGCGCGATGCACCACCAGCTGCCGCACCGGTGGATCGAGTTCCTGCGCCGGTGGGATCCGATGCACTGGCCGCAGCAGATGCGATCAGCGACATCGCCTGCCCCGCAAGCTCTTACCGAGCTGCTCGCCGATCCCGACGTCGTCGAGACGAGCACGCTGCGCTCCCGGTTCGGATTCATGGCGATCCACGGCGGCGGCCTGGAGCAGATGACCGACGTGATCGCCGAACGTGCCGCCGCAGCGTCGGACGCGTCGGTGTATGTGGTGCGCCACCCCGACCGGTATCCGCACCATCTGCCGTCGGCTCGGTATCTGACCGAGCAGTCCCAACGGCTTTCGGAGTTCCTCGACCACGTCGACGTCGTGGTGTCCCTGCACGGGTACGGCCGTGTGGGCCGGGGCACGCAACTGTTGGCAGGCGGACGCAACAGGTCGCTGGCCGAACACGTGGCCTGCCACATCGACATCCCCGGCTATTCCGTCGTCACCGACCTCGACGCCATCCCCCGTGAACTGCGCGGCCAGCATCCGGACAACCCGGTCAACCGCGTCGCCGGGGTGCAACTCGAATTGCCTTCTCGCGTACGCGGAATCAGCCCGCGCAGCCCGCTACCCGGTCCCGACGGACTGTCCCCGGTGACCGCCGCGCTGATCGACGGACTCGCCGCGGCAGCGCGGAGTTGGACGGCTACTCGCCGATAG
- a CDS encoding type I restriction endonuclease, whose product MAFSDGLAGIAKKIRDMRDSVLTEEATKNAFIMPFISNVLGYDVFDPSEVVPEFIADVGVKKGEKVDYAIFKDGQVQILIECKKIGDPLDLRYASQLFRYFAVTSARIAILTNGQHYHVYTDGDMPNRMDEKPFLMFDLLDIDRTLVPEIQKFSKESFDIDSVVNAAEELKYIGGIRRIIAAEVKEPSDEWIRFFVNRIYEGRTTQRIIDQFRPLVAKALNQYVGDQVNSRLKTALGDDAPDPNRSTEITPSDALSQPKPVVVDTTIETDGVADPGVTTTDEELEGFNIVRAIAVSEVAPERIHYRDSKSYFAILLDNNNRKPIIRLNLNGKTVKFVTTFEQGKDVGVRRDITSVVDIYKVASDQIRATIRRYESGANNAIPTGDPVAAGSSTE is encoded by the coding sequence ATGGCATTTTCGGACGGTCTCGCCGGCATCGCGAAAAAGATCCGCGATATGAGGGATTCGGTGTTGACGGAGGAAGCGACAAAAAATGCGTTCATCATGCCGTTCATCTCGAACGTGCTTGGTTACGACGTGTTCGACCCTTCGGAAGTCGTTCCTGAGTTCATTGCAGACGTCGGCGTCAAGAAGGGCGAGAAGGTCGACTACGCCATCTTCAAAGACGGGCAGGTCCAAATCTTGATCGAGTGTAAGAAAATCGGCGATCCTCTGGACCTCCGATACGCGTCGCAACTGTTCCGATATTTCGCGGTCACCTCAGCCCGCATCGCCATCCTGACCAATGGGCAGCACTACCACGTCTACACTGACGGCGATATGCCGAACCGCATGGACGAGAAGCCGTTCCTGATGTTCGATCTGCTCGACATCGACCGAACGCTGGTGCCAGAGATTCAGAAGTTCTCCAAGGAATCTTTCGATATCGACTCTGTGGTCAATGCCGCTGAGGAACTTAAATACATCGGCGGCATCCGCCGAATCATTGCCGCCGAGGTGAAAGAGCCATCAGACGAATGGATCCGATTCTTCGTGAACCGCATCTATGAGGGCCGAACAACCCAAAGGATCATCGATCAGTTCAGACCCCTTGTGGCCAAGGCGCTTAATCAGTATGTGGGAGACCAGGTGAACAGCCGCCTGAAGACAGCCCTCGGCGACGACGCACCCGACCCAAATCGCTCGACCGAGATCACGCCTTCGGACGCGTTGTCTCAGCCCAAGCCGGTGGTTGTCGACACCACAATCGAGACAGACGGTGTCGCAGATCCTGGTGTAACGACGACCGATGAAGAGCTAGAGGGCTTCAACATCGTTCGAGCAATTGCAGTGTCCGAAGTGGCTCCTGAGCGTATCCACTATCGAGACAGCAAATCGTACTTTGCCATCCTCCTAGACAACAACAACCGGAAACCGATAATCAGGCTCAACTTGAATGGCAAAACCGTAAAGTTCGTAACCACATTTGAGCAGGGCAAGGACGTTGGAGTGCGCCGCGATATCACGTCGGTGGTCGATATCTACAAGGTTGCAAGCGACCAAATCCGCGCCACGATTCGGCGTTACGAGAGCGGTGCTAACAACGCGATTCCTACAGGTGATCCAGTTGCCGCCGGCAGCTCAACGGAGTGA
- a CDS encoding SDR family oxidoreductase, with protein MILDRFRLDDKVAIVTGAGRGLGAAIALAFAEAGADVVIAARTQSQLDEVAGQVAEAGRRAHVVVADLAHPEATAELAQAAVGAFGKLDIVVNNVGGTMPAPLLNTSTKDLRDAFTFNVSTAHALTSAAVPLMLEHSGGGSIINITSTMGRLAGRGFAAYGTAKAALAHYTRLAALDLCPRIRVNAIAPGSILTSALDVVASNDALREPMEKATPLRRLGDPSDIAAAAVYLASPAGAYLTGKTLEVDGGLTMPNLDLPIPDL; from the coding sequence GTGATCCTGGACAGATTCCGCCTCGACGACAAGGTCGCGATCGTGACCGGCGCGGGCCGCGGCCTCGGCGCCGCCATCGCGCTGGCGTTCGCTGAAGCCGGTGCGGATGTGGTGATTGCGGCCCGGACGCAGTCCCAGCTCGACGAGGTGGCGGGGCAGGTTGCCGAGGCGGGCCGGCGGGCCCATGTGGTGGTCGCCGACCTCGCCCACCCGGAGGCGACGGCCGAACTCGCGCAGGCCGCGGTCGGGGCCTTCGGGAAACTAGACATCGTCGTCAACAACGTCGGCGGCACCATGCCCGCTCCCCTGCTCAACACGTCGACAAAGGATCTGCGCGACGCCTTCACCTTCAACGTCTCGACGGCGCACGCCCTCACCTCGGCGGCCGTTCCGCTCATGCTCGAACACTCGGGCGGTGGCAGCATCATCAACATCACCTCGACCATGGGCCGTCTCGCCGGACGCGGGTTCGCCGCGTACGGCACCGCGAAGGCCGCGCTGGCGCACTACACCCGACTCGCCGCGCTCGACCTGTGCCCCCGAATCCGGGTGAACGCCATCGCTCCCGGATCGATCCTCACCTCGGCGCTGGACGTGGTGGCGTCCAACGACGCGCTTCGCGAACCCATGGAGAAGGCGACCCCGTTGCGCCGCCTCGGCGATCCGTCCGACATCGCCGCGGCGGCGGTGTATCTCGCCTCGCCGGCCGGGGCGTACCTGACCGGCAAGACCCTTGAGGTCGACGGTGGTCTCACCATGCCGAACCTCGATCTGCCCATCCCGGACCTCTAG
- a CDS encoding transposase, which translates to MKTWPAEQPSAFREQVEVIAMDGFGGYKTAAADELPEATAVMDPFHVVALAGTKLDLIRQRIQQATCGHRGRTGDPLYGVRRTLRTRFPLLTSRQRARIEAVFADDNHLGVQRAWSVYQRIIAAYGHPDRRRGKTMMTAIIDSLRRSVPAALEELAQLGRTLHRRRADILAFFDHHTSNGPTEAINGRLEALRRNALGFLKPHPIPTALTTTQRRPAPTGQCTLNYEEPVIVQIGAWQAGQHQLGSLAATVVAYDMLVYSIGQQSSSLLRRRMSR; encoded by the coding sequence CTGAAGACGTGGCCAGCCGAGCAACCGTCGGCGTTTCGCGAGCAGGTCGAAGTGATCGCCATGGACGGCTTCGGCGGCTACAAGACCGCAGCCGCTGATGAGCTGCCCGAGGCCACCGCGGTGATGGACCCCTTCCACGTGGTCGCTTTGGCCGGCACCAAGCTCGATCTGATCCGCCAACGCATCCAACAGGCCACCTGCGGTCACCGCGGCCGCACCGGGGATCCGCTCTACGGTGTGCGCCGCACCCTACGCACCCGATTCCCGCTGCTCACCAGCCGACAACGGGCCCGGATAGAAGCGGTGTTCGCCGACGACAACCACCTCGGCGTCCAGAGGGCCTGGAGTGTGTATCAGCGCATCATCGCCGCCTACGGCCATCCCGACCGGCGCCGCGGCAAAACCATGATGACCGCGATCATCGACTCCCTGCGCCGCAGCGTACCCGCAGCCCTCGAAGAACTCGCCCAACTGGGCCGCACCCTGCACCGCCGCCGCGCCGACATCCTGGCGTTCTTCGACCACCACACCTCCAACGGCCCCACCGAAGCCATCAACGGCCGCCTCGAAGCACTCCGCCGCAACGCCCTCGGCTTCCTGAAACCTCACCCAATACCGACTGCGCTCACTACTACACAGCGGCGCCCTGCACCCACTGGCCAATGCACTCTGAATTACGAAGAGCCAGTAATCGTCCAAATCGGGGCGTGGCAAGCAGGGCAGCACCAGCTCGGCAGCCTCGCCGCAACCGTTGTGGCGTATGACATGCTGGTCTACTCGATCGGTCAGCAGAGCTCCAGTCTGCTTCGTCGTCGTATGTCGCGGTGA
- a CDS encoding tyrosine-type recombinase/integrase, with product MGEPYTPDSLTRMWRKMAKAVGVRSIRLHDARHTAAMAMHLRGAPLAVIAKWIGHADASTTARLCAHSEDDALKDVPGTLRTVVTSGVTTVRPTLTVVGG from the coding sequence GTGGGGGAGCCGTACACACCAGACTCGCTCACGCGCATGTGGCGCAAGATGGCGAAGGCGGTCGGCGTTCGATCGATCCGGCTGCACGACGCACGCCACACCGCGGCCATGGCGATGCACCTTCGTGGGGCGCCGCTAGCGGTGATCGCCAAGTGGATCGGGCATGCCGACGCATCCACCACGGCGCGCCTGTGCGCACACAGCGAGGACGATGCGCTGAAGGACGTGCCGGGCACTCTCAGGACAGTTGTGACATCGGGTGTGACAACGGTACGCCCAACGCTCACGGTCGTCGGGGGGTGA
- a CDS encoding cytochrome ubiquinol oxidase subunit I — protein MVFTETLLLLAADGEPPGLLPARQQMAFSLGWHIVLACFGVAFPTIIFVVHRRGIVRDDSVALGLAQRWAKVSAVLFAIGAVSGTVLSFEMGLLWPGLMGRFGDVLGLPFAFEGLSFFVEAIFLGIYLYGWGRMPPRRHLLTLIPMGLAGIVGTFCVVSVNAWMNNPAGFRIQDGEVVDVNPWRAMFNDGVWLQFAHMWVAAFMVVGLTVSGVYAFGMLRGRVDAHHRLGFTVPFAFASVAAIAQPLIGHVLGMRIHDTQPAKLAAFELAQTTEGPAPLRLGGVLIDGEVHWALTIPRLGSIIARNSLDAPVPGLDEVPRSQWPPVNITHLAFQSMVGIGTLLAAVAVVYWLARWRGWDLLANRWFLRVCVITGPLAILAVESGWVATEVGRQPWTVWKVLTTVEAASRSSGLWWSYVIVLVVYLGMTVGAVVVLRSMARRWRAGETDLPSPYGPPRSEVVS, from the coding sequence ATGGTGTTCACCGAAACCCTGCTCCTGCTCGCGGCCGACGGCGAACCACCGGGCCTGCTGCCTGCGCGCCAGCAGATGGCGTTCTCGCTGGGCTGGCACATCGTGCTGGCATGTTTCGGGGTGGCGTTCCCGACCATCATCTTCGTCGTCCACCGCCGCGGCATCGTGCGCGACGACAGCGTCGCCCTCGGGTTGGCGCAACGCTGGGCCAAGGTGTCGGCGGTGTTGTTCGCGATCGGCGCGGTATCGGGGACGGTGCTGAGCTTCGAGATGGGCCTGCTGTGGCCCGGCCTGATGGGCCGGTTCGGCGATGTGCTCGGACTGCCGTTCGCGTTCGAGGGCCTGTCGTTCTTCGTCGAAGCGATCTTCCTCGGCATCTACCTGTACGGCTGGGGCCGTATGCCACCCCGACGCCACCTGCTCACGCTGATCCCCATGGGCCTCGCCGGCATCGTCGGCACGTTCTGCGTCGTCTCGGTCAACGCGTGGATGAACAACCCGGCCGGTTTCCGCATCCAGGACGGCGAGGTGGTCGACGTCAACCCGTGGCGGGCGATGTTCAACGACGGTGTGTGGCTGCAGTTCGCGCACATGTGGGTCGCGGCGTTCATGGTCGTGGGCCTCACGGTGTCCGGCGTGTACGCGTTCGGGATGCTGCGCGGACGCGTCGATGCGCACCACCGGTTGGGCTTCACGGTGCCGTTCGCCTTCGCCTCGGTCGCCGCGATCGCGCAGCCGCTGATCGGGCACGTGCTGGGCATGCGCATCCACGACACCCAGCCCGCCAAGCTCGCGGCGTTCGAACTTGCCCAGACCACCGAGGGTCCGGCACCGCTGCGCCTGGGCGGCGTGCTGATCGACGGGGAGGTGCACTGGGCGCTGACCATCCCGCGGCTCGGCTCGATCATCGCGCGCAACTCGCTGGACGCGCCGGTGCCCGGCCTCGACGAGGTGCCGCGGTCGCAATGGCCGCCGGTCAACATCACCCATCTGGCGTTCCAGTCGATGGTGGGCATCGGCACGCTGCTGGCCGCCGTCGCGGTGGTGTACTGGCTGGCGCGGTGGCGCGGCTGGGATCTGCTGGCGAACCGGTGGTTCCTGCGGGTCTGCGTCATCACCGGCCCACTGGCGATTCTTGCGGTCGAATCAGGCTGGGTGGCAACCGAAGTCGGCCGTCAACCGTGGACGGTGTGGAAAGTGCTCACCACGGTTGAGGCCGCCAGCCGAAGCAGCGGCCTGTGGTGGAGTTACGTCATCGTCCTCGTGGTGTACCTCGGCATGACCGTCGGCGCCGTCGTGGTCCTACGGTCCATGGCGCGACGGTGGCGGGCGGGTGAAACCGATCTGCCCAGCCCCTACGGCCCGCCGCGCTCGGAGGTCGTCTCATGA
- a CDS encoding transposase family protein — translation MRTIEVGVTITDAAVDDERTTIFCTPVSGDPRCPDCGHDGTYRDTVVRPLTDLPVAGYPLMLRVAVPRYRCTTAECGRAVFNQNLGKLATPRSSTTRRCARYVLRRLMIDLATISVIAGELGLSRHTVSTIAMRTVADLIAAAGPGRLDGVRVIGVEEHRWAPRRVGTEGFVMLIIDPHPRPRRHRARAAARPGGRALSGGTEDVASRATVGVSRAGRSDRHGRLRRLQDRSR, via the coding sequence ATGCGCACGATCGAGGTGGGGGTGACGATCACCGACGCCGCTGTCGATGATGAGCGGACCACGATCTTCTGCACGCCGGTGTCTGGTGATCCGCGCTGCCCGGACTGCGGCCACGATGGGACGTATCGCGACACGGTGGTGCGCCCGTTGACCGATCTGCCGGTGGCTGGCTACCCGCTGATGCTGCGCGTTGCCGTCCCTCGTTACCGCTGCACCACAGCCGAGTGTGGGCGGGCGGTGTTCAACCAGAACTTGGGCAAGCTGGCAACCCCGAGATCATCGACCACACGGCGCTGTGCCCGGTATGTGCTGCGGCGGTTGATGATTGACCTCGCCACCATCTCGGTCATCGCGGGCGAGCTGGGCCTGTCCAGGCACACCGTGAGCACGATCGCCATGCGCACCGTCGCCGACCTGATCGCCGCGGCCGGCCCCGGTCGGCTCGACGGTGTGCGGGTCATCGGGGTTGAGGAGCACCGGTGGGCGCCACGGCGCGTGGGCACCGAGGGCTTCGTCATGCTGATCATCGACCCTCACCCCCGTCCACGACGACACCGGGCCCGCGCGGCCGCTCGACCTGGTGGCAGGGCGCTCAGCGGCGGCACTGAAGACGTGGCCAGCCGAGCAACCGTCGGCGTTTCGCGAGCAGGTCGAAGTGATCGCCATGGACGGCTTCGGCGGCTACAAGACCGCAGCCGCTGA